The genomic stretch TGGACGCGGAGCGTAACCACTACGCCCGGCTGCTGGACGCGCTGGCGGGTGCCAAGGTGGTGCTCGACTCCGCCTGCGGCTTCGTCCTCAACCGCTGAGGCGCCCCGCCCAATGTCCGCCTGTTGACGCGCGATGTCGTGTTGCTGGGACTTCCAGAGTTTCTGCTTTTGTTCTCCTAGTGAAATCGCGCGTCTTCAGGATGGCGGGCCATTTGACCGATTCCTCAATCAACGAGAAATAGGATGGTGGAGGCTCGCATGATCCACCGAGGCACCCCACGCACACGACGTCAGTCGGGACAGGCCGCGGTGGAAGCGGCGCTGACCCTTCCGCTGGTGGTGTTCCTTGTCCTGGGGACACTGCAGCTCTTCATGATGCTCCAGGCCCGCATCCTGGCGCAGGTGGCGGCATACCGGGCGGTGCGCGCGGGCAGCATCAACCACGGCAACTGCCTGCCGATGATGCACGCGGCGCTGGTGACCATGCTGCCCACGGTGGCGCGCACGGACAGCGCGGAAAACCTGGCGGCGGCCTTTTCCCCCCGCCGTCACAACCAATTCCGGGTGCGCAGCTCCTACGGGCGCGACTTCAACGAGCCGTTGATTGAAATCGTCCGGGAGTCGCCGGATGCCGGCTGGGCGCAGGAG from Myxococcus xanthus encodes the following:
- a CDS encoding TadE/TadG family type IV pilus assembly protein, with translation MVEARMIHRGTPRTRRQSGQAAVEAALTLPLVVFLVLGTLQLFMMLQARILAQVAAYRAVRAGSINHGNCLPMMHAALVTMLPTVARTDSAENLAAAFSPRRHNQFRVRSSYGRDFNEPLIEIVRESPDAGWAQELTGGEDLLFDQPTDNAAALRARTLEIRMVAWYYMRVPFANWVMSRMLLAHFRLRRYTAANPLMPVQRRSAWWGETSATLGRDGWPGGDLGTRMVRWSDEGHFVFPIQVNAAMRMMTPVMSEYFMGGPACNLHGS